A genomic region of Desulfotignum phosphitoxidans DSM 13687 contains the following coding sequences:
- a CDS encoding class I SAM-dependent methyltransferase: MEKNESIIRDVAKYYSSKLAEHGETPQGVDWNGEYGQLLRFVQLCKIVDESKEFSLNDLGCGYGALFDHLNQNYPNFMYYGYDISETMILSAQKKFEKEMNAEFFIDAEPSKLADYSIASGIFNVRFGYSDDEWWDYIVKAIDSLNKSCRFGFAFNCLTSYSDKDKMREDLYYADPCKIFDICKKRYSRHVALLHDYELYEFSILVRKGR; encoded by the coding sequence ATGGAAAAAAATGAATCAATAATAAGAGATGTGGCAAAGTACTATTCATCAAAACTGGCTGAACATGGAGAAACTCCCCAAGGGGTCGACTGGAATGGAGAATATGGTCAATTATTACGGTTTGTTCAGTTGTGTAAAATCGTTGATGAAAGTAAAGAATTTTCTTTAAACGATTTAGGGTGTGGGTATGGTGCCTTGTTTGACCACCTCAATCAAAATTATCCTAACTTTATGTATTATGGTTACGATATTTCAGAAACGATGATCCTTTCAGCCCAAAAAAAATTTGAAAAAGAAATGAATGCTGAATTTTTCATTGATGCTGAACCATCTAAATTAGCGGATTATAGTATCGCCAGTGGTATATTCAATGTTCGTTTCGGTTACAGTGACGACGAGTGGTGGGACTATATAGTGAAAGCCATTGATTCACTGAATAAATCGTGTCGATTCGGTTTTGCCTTTAATTGCCTGACATCCTATTCGGACAAGGATAAAATGCGGGAAGATCTTTACTATGCAGATCCCTGCAAAATATTTGATATCTGTAAAAAACGTTATTCACGACACGTTGCACTTCTTCACGATTATGAACTTTATGAATTTTCAATTCTGGTAAGGAAGGGCAGATGA
- the rfbF gene encoding glucose-1-phosphate cytidylyltransferase, with protein sequence MKVIILCGGMGTRLREETEFKPKPMVEVGGKPILWHIMKHYAHFGYKEFVLALGYKGDIIRDYFLNFYNYNSDFTVDLSNNGHVQVHNACIKEDWKITLVETGDNSMTGYRTRLCSQYITEDRFMLTYGDAVSNVNIKELVDFHTRMDTIGTVTGVFPPSRFGDLVVKGDMVEKFKQQLKDVECQPPINGGYFVFQKAFFDCIPDDPSINLENEPFDDLVPRDQLSVFRHKGFWQCMDTYRDNQLLEKLWQKNPPWKIW encoded by the coding sequence ATGAAAGTCATCATCCTATGCGGCGGCATGGGCACCCGCCTTCGGGAAGAAACCGAATTCAAGCCCAAACCCATGGTGGAGGTCGGCGGCAAGCCCATTCTCTGGCATATCATGAAACACTATGCCCATTTCGGGTACAAGGAGTTTGTGCTGGCCCTGGGCTACAAAGGCGACATCATCCGGGATTATTTTCTGAACTTCTACAACTACAACAGTGATTTCACGGTGGACCTGTCCAACAACGGCCATGTGCAGGTCCACAATGCCTGCATCAAGGAGGATTGGAAAATCACCCTGGTGGAGACCGGGGACAACAGCATGACCGGTTACCGCACCCGCCTGTGCAGCCAATACATCACCGAAGACCGGTTCATGCTCACCTACGGCGATGCGGTCAGCAACGTGAACATCAAAGAACTGGTGGATTTTCATACCCGGATGGACACCATCGGCACTGTGACAGGGGTGTTTCCCCCTTCCCGGTTCGGCGACCTTGTGGTAAAAGGAGATATGGTCGAAAAATTCAAACAGCAGTTAAAGGATGTGGAATGTCAGCCCCCTATCAACGGCGGGTATTTTGTATTCCAAAAAGCGTTTTTCGACTGCATCCCGGATGATCCGTCCATCAACCTGGAAAACGAGCCCTTTGACGATCTGGTCCCCAGAGACCAGCTTTCAGTATTCCGGCACAAAGGATTCTGGCAGTGCATGGATACCTACCGGGACAACCAGCTGCTGGAAAAACTCTGGCAGAAAAATCCTCCCTGGAAAATATGGTAA
- a CDS encoding glycosyltransferase family 39 protein — MHKDSSEFGSVMKRGVMVNPKWFLVFILLLNLFLALYSTPITNYGDAGSYIGFGKLLSGEGQGDFAHRSPLYPLILAVFMSVIPQAIFFKFIVFFQYFLVGLTTWLVCLIFKPLFDRKEWAMLVGLCFNLSLSTIYYANIFLTEILTVFLLCLSLYILFKIYDKYSIRNAVLLGLVLGLLSLARFNTVPLIVPFLLLLLVLFIHQKIPFSKSAGILVSFFATCLIVINIWCYYNFVTHEFYGLFPGSGSNVPRNAVVASIRPDDAVSEENRVILDIFLRARQSYLSEQYSAPKGSLSSFDKWGLLDDLYSGYAIYGRAMPDLKKHLNLTDDVNESAMGQWLVNFYNEIYNQNKAFIMKMRFLSFLSSFRASASALPGEFGKINTNILPAYLFKIFKLFVLLVSMFVFFSFFIFIFQALKDKSGFNFRLFVLFIIVFSFWGINFYFVTGADANRFKFPAEPLIFGLFVYYFHKGTFWLSRKCYPKKILISTNKTRP, encoded by the coding sequence ATGCATAAAGATAGCTCTGAATTTGGGTCAGTTATGAAGCGTGGTGTAATGGTAAACCCAAAATGGTTTTTAGTATTCATCCTGTTGCTGAATCTTTTTTTGGCATTATATTCTACGCCAATCACAAATTATGGGGATGCTGGTTCCTATATTGGCTTCGGCAAGTTATTATCGGGAGAGGGCCAAGGTGATTTTGCACATAGATCGCCTTTATACCCCCTCATTCTGGCTGTATTCATGTCTGTTATTCCACAGGCAATTTTCTTTAAATTTATTGTATTTTTTCAATATTTCTTGGTTGGTCTCACAACGTGGCTGGTATGTCTTATTTTCAAGCCTCTGTTTGATCGAAAAGAATGGGCTATGCTTGTGGGGTTATGCTTCAATCTTTCTTTATCAACCATCTATTATGCAAATATTTTTTTAACGGAGATACTTACCGTCTTTTTACTTTGTTTGTCCCTTTATATTTTATTTAAAATTTATGACAAATATTCCATAAGGAACGCTGTTTTACTGGGGTTAGTATTAGGGCTTTTGTCGCTGGCCAGATTTAACACGGTACCTTTAATTGTTCCCTTTCTCTTGTTATTACTTGTATTATTCATACACCAAAAAATACCTTTTTCGAAAAGTGCTGGCATTTTGGTGTCGTTTTTTGCCACTTGTTTAATAGTTATTAATATCTGGTGCTATTATAATTTTGTAACACACGAATTTTATGGTTTGTTTCCGGGATCTGGAAGTAACGTTCCCAGAAATGCCGTTGTTGCCTCAATAAGACCCGACGATGCAGTATCTGAAGAAAACAGGGTTATCCTTGATATTTTTTTAAGGGCAAGGCAATCGTATCTATCCGAACAATATTCAGCCCCTAAGGGGAGTCTCTCTTCCTTTGATAAATGGGGGTTACTCGATGACTTGTACAGCGGTTATGCCATATATGGCAGGGCGATGCCCGATCTTAAAAAACATCTCAATTTAACGGATGATGTAAATGAGAGTGCAATGGGTCAATGGCTGGTAAATTTCTATAATGAAATCTACAACCAAAACAAAGCGTTTATCATGAAAATGCGGTTTCTTTCTTTTCTTTCCAGTTTCCGAGCTTCCGCCAGTGCACTACCTGGCGAATTTGGAAAAATCAATACCAATATTTTGCCGGCATATTTATTCAAAATTTTCAAGCTATTTGTTCTATTAGTATCAATGTTTGTATTTTTTTCCTTTTTTATATTTATATTTCAAGCATTAAAAGATAAGTCCGGATTTAATTTCAGGTTGTTTGTTTTGTTTATTATTGTTTTCTCGTTCTGGGGAATCAATTTTTATTTTGTGACTGGAGCAGATGCAAACAGGTTCAAATTTCCAGCAGAACCTCTGATTTTCGGTTTATTTGTTTACTACTTTCATAAAGGGACCTTCTGGTTATCCCGGAAATGCTATCCCAAAAAAATCTTGATCTCCACGAATAAAACAAGACCCTGA
- a CDS encoding acetyltransferase, giving the protein MKKSLVIFGMGDIAQLAYYYFSTDSDYIVSAFTLDKDYMTSDTFCNLPVVPFDKVRKHYPPENYDMFIAISYSQLNRIRKEKYFAAKAMGYRLASYISSHATVLNDGKIGDNCFIFEDNTIQPFVSIGNNVTLWSGNHIGHHSTIYDHCFLASHIVVSGGVEIGESCFIGVNATLRDHIKVGEKCILGAGTLLLKDAEKEGLYVGQATERSSKRSTMLKKI; this is encoded by the coding sequence ATGAAAAAATCTCTGGTAATTTTCGGAATGGGAGATATCGCACAACTGGCCTATTACTATTTCTCAACTGATTCAGATTATATTGTATCTGCATTTACACTTGATAAAGATTATATGACCTCCGATACTTTTTGTAATTTACCGGTAGTGCCTTTCGACAAAGTAAGGAAACATTATCCGCCGGAAAATTATGATATGTTCATTGCAATCAGTTATTCTCAACTGAATCGGATTCGAAAAGAAAAATATTTTGCTGCAAAGGCGATGGGTTATCGGCTGGCCAGCTATATCAGTTCCCACGCAACAGTGCTCAATGATGGTAAAATTGGTGACAATTGTTTTATATTTGAAGACAATACGATTCAGCCATTTGTTTCCATCGGTAACAATGTCACTTTATGGAGTGGAAATCATATTGGCCATCATTCAACAATCTATGATCACTGCTTTCTGGCATCCCATATTGTTGTATCTGGTGGCGTTGAAATCGGTGAATCTTGTTTTATCGGCGTCAATGCAACCCTTAGAGATCACATAAAGGTTGGAGAAAAATGTATCCTTGGCGCGGGAACACTTCTTTTGAAGGATGCTGAAAAAGAGGGGTTGTATGTCGGACAAGCGACTGAGAGATCATCGAAAAGAAGCACGATGTTAAAAAAGATCTGA
- the rffA gene encoding dTDP-4-amino-4,6-dideoxygalactose transaminase produces MTIPFYKPYIAGKELYHIAQAVELGNISGDGHFTQKCCNLMETKFQANKVMLTHSCTAALEMAAILCDIQPGDEVIMPSFTFVSTANAFALRGATIRFADIRPDTLNLDEKLIEPLITEKTKAIVPVHYAGVGCDMDAIMAIADRYRLLVVEDAAQGVNSTYNGRYLGTIGHLGTYSFHETKNFISGEGGALVINDEQFIERAEIIRVRGTNRCAFFRGEVDHYTWVDVGSSYLMSDLLSAFLYAQLENMDQINQRRNDIWKFYHQALVPLANDGRLRLPYIPPCCDSNSHLFYIILPDEATRDALMGYLKERRIHAVFHYVPLHTSDVGLSTGYRPGQLPVTESMSGRLLRLPFYYELTREQQEGIVDTIFRFF; encoded by the coding sequence ATGACAATACCCTTCTACAAACCTTACATCGCCGGCAAAGAGCTGTACCACATCGCCCAGGCAGTAGAACTGGGCAACATCTCCGGCGACGGCCATTTCACGCAAAAATGCTGCAACCTGATGGAAACAAAGTTCCAGGCTAATAAGGTGATGCTCACCCATTCCTGCACCGCAGCCCTGGAAATGGCGGCCATCCTGTGTGATATCCAGCCGGGAGATGAGGTGATCATGCCTTCGTTCACTTTTGTTTCTACGGCCAATGCCTTTGCCCTGCGCGGGGCAACGATCCGGTTTGCCGATATAAGACCTGATACCCTGAACCTGGATGAAAAACTGATTGAACCGCTGATCACAGAAAAGACCAAAGCCATTGTGCCCGTGCATTATGCCGGGGTGGGCTGTGACATGGATGCCATCATGGCCATTGCAGACCGATACCGGCTCCTGGTGGTGGAGGATGCGGCCCAGGGGGTGAACTCCACATATAACGGCAGATATCTTGGCACCATCGGCCATCTGGGCACCTACAGCTTTCATGAGACCAAAAATTTCATCTCCGGTGAGGGCGGGGCTCTGGTAATCAATGACGAGCAATTCATCGAGCGGGCCGAGATCATCCGGGTCCGGGGCACCAACCGGTGTGCGTTCTTCAGGGGTGAGGTGGACCATTACACCTGGGTGGATGTGGGATCCTCCTATCTGATGTCGGATCTGCTCTCGGCATTTCTGTATGCCCAGCTGGAGAACATGGACCAGATCAATCAACGTCGCAACGACATCTGGAAGTTTTATCACCAGGCCCTGGTGCCGCTGGCCAATGACGGCAGACTCCGGCTGCCCTATATCCCGCCGTGCTGTGACAGCAACAGCCATCTGTTTTATATCATCCTGCCGGATGAAGCCACCCGGGATGCATTGATGGGGTATCTGAAAGAACGCCGGATTCATGCGGTATTTCATTATGTGCCCCTGCATACCTCGGATGTGGGGCTGTCAACGGGATACCGGCCGGGGCAGCTGCCCGTGACCGAATCCATGAGCGGCCGGCTGCTGCGGCTGCCGTTTTATTACGAGTTGACCCGGGAGCAGCAGGAGGGCATTGTCGATACCATTTTCAGGTTTTTTTAA
- a CDS encoding glycosyltransferase family 2 protein has product MKLSIVSTLYQSAPYIEEFCSRAATAAREVAGEDYEIILVNDGSPDNSLEIAVSSTHSDPHIVVVDLSRNFGHHKAMMTGLSHSQGDFVFLIDSDLEEEPEWLLSFFTKMEKEKCDVIFGVQENRKGNLCERWSGSLFYLLFNRLTGLNLSKNIVTTRLMSQRYVQALIQHQERELMIAGLWHLTGFKQVSEIVKKHNSSKTSYTFHRKISLLVNSITAFSNVPLKGIFYTGFIISLFALIYVLYLIFNKIFLATPLSGWTSVMASVWLLGGLIISFVGIVGMYISKVFIETKQRPYTIIRDIYGKK; this is encoded by the coding sequence ATGAAACTGTCTATTGTTTCCACGTTATACCAATCAGCCCCTTATATAGAAGAATTTTGCTCTCGTGCTGCAACCGCAGCCCGGGAAGTGGCCGGAGAAGATTATGAAATTATCCTTGTCAATGACGGCTCTCCGGACAACAGTTTGGAAATAGCGGTTAGTTCGACCCACTCGGATCCACATATAGTTGTGGTGGATCTTTCACGGAACTTTGGGCATCACAAAGCCATGATGACAGGCCTTTCACATTCACAAGGAGATTTCGTATTCTTGATTGACAGTGATTTGGAAGAGGAACCGGAATGGCTGCTGAGTTTTTTCACAAAGATGGAGAAAGAAAAATGTGATGTGATTTTCGGTGTTCAGGAAAATCGAAAAGGCAATTTGTGTGAGAGGTGGAGCGGCTCTCTTTTTTATCTCTTGTTCAATAGACTTACCGGGCTGAATTTGTCGAAAAATATTGTGACAACACGCTTGATGTCCCAGCGTTATGTTCAGGCATTGATCCAGCACCAGGAAAGAGAATTGATGATCGCGGGTCTATGGCACCTAACAGGATTTAAACAGGTGTCTGAAATTGTAAAAAAACATAATTCAAGCAAAACAAGTTATACGTTTCATCGCAAAATTTCATTGCTTGTTAACTCTATCACTGCCTTCAGCAATGTACCACTGAAAGGAATTTTTTATACAGGATTTATTATTTCTTTATTTGCGTTGATTTACGTATTGTATCTAATATTCAACAAAATATTTCTGGCAACCCCCTTAAGTGGCTGGACATCCGTGATGGCATCTGTCTGGTTGTTGGGGGGATTGATTATTTCGTTTGTTGGCATTGTCGGCATGTATATTTCAAAAGTGTTTATTGAAACAAAACAAAGACCGTATACGATAATTCGAGATATTTATGGAAAAAAATGA
- the rfbH gene encoding lipopolysaccharide biosynthesis protein RfbH codes for MTYKPYTGKIFLVSFPFSENSPAEKRPVLAISEPDEYGDIDFLFITTKNAAQRRMTIDLPDGLLKYDSRIHCDKKFIFHQNNIIKELASIDHSLLKVIFDKAAESNTVHYYQSIHLPDQKKEFVPQKSRINYAGRVFDEQEMIYLTDSALEFWLTAGKYAQRFEKEFSRILNVKYCSLVNSGSSANLLALMALTSPKLKERRLCPGDEVITVAAGFPTTIAPVLQAGAVPVFVDVRLPDANADVDLLHQALSKKTKAVILAHTLGFPFDLQKIKGFCDDNGLWLIEDNCDALGSRVQINGQWHYTGTVGHIGTSSFYPPHHITMGEGGAVYTNDLALKRIVESFRDWGRDCWCASGHDNSCNKRFDQQFGTLPFGYDHKFVYSHFGYNLKVTDMQAAVGCAQLEKLEQFTRQRQANHQRLHEGLKHLFQVFHLPQIPENTDPSPFGFLLTVKKDAGFFRNEITAHLEKHNIQTRNLFAGNITRHPCFDLLEQGKSFRIAGELTNTDTIMHHAFWVGVYPGMTPDMIDYMVQAIHEFVQSR; via the coding sequence ATGACATATAAACCATATACCGGGAAAATATTTTTAGTATCATTCCCATTTTCAGAAAATTCTCCGGCGGAAAAAAGGCCGGTTCTGGCAATCAGCGAGCCCGATGAATATGGCGATATCGATTTTTTATTTATTACAACTAAAAACGCAGCTCAGCGAAGAATGACAATCGATCTTCCTGATGGGCTTTTGAAATATGACAGCCGGATACACTGCGATAAAAAATTTATATTTCATCAAAACAATATTATTAAAGAACTGGCTTCGATCGACCACAGCCTGCTTAAAGTGATATTTGATAAAGCTGCTGAATCAAACACGGTTCATTATTATCAGAGCATTCACCTGCCGGATCAGAAAAAGGAATTTGTGCCGCAAAAAAGCCGGATAAATTATGCGGGTCGTGTATTTGATGAGCAGGAAATGATCTATCTGACAGACAGCGCGCTGGAGTTCTGGCTTACTGCGGGAAAATATGCCCAGCGGTTTGAAAAAGAATTTTCCCGGATATTGAATGTCAAATATTGTTCCCTGGTCAATTCCGGATCTTCTGCCAATCTGCTGGCCCTTATGGCCCTGACCTCTCCTAAACTGAAAGAACGGCGGCTTTGCCCCGGAGACGAGGTGATCACCGTGGCTGCCGGATTCCCCACCACCATTGCCCCTGTTTTGCAGGCCGGTGCCGTGCCCGTGTTTGTGGATGTCCGCCTGCCGGATGCCAATGCGGATGTTGATCTGCTGCATCAGGCCTTGAGCAAAAAAACAAAAGCCGTCATCCTGGCACATACCCTTGGTTTTCCCTTTGACCTGCAAAAGATCAAAGGTTTCTGTGATGATAACGGCCTGTGGCTGATAGAGGACAATTGCGATGCACTGGGATCACGTGTTCAAATAAACGGTCAATGGCATTATACCGGTACTGTCGGTCACATAGGAACCTCCAGTTTTTATCCCCCCCACCACATCACCATGGGAGAGGGCGGTGCCGTGTATACCAATGATCTGGCACTCAAACGAATTGTGGAATCGTTCCGGGACTGGGGCCGGGACTGCTGGTGCGCCTCCGGCCATGACAATTCCTGTAACAAAAGGTTTGACCAGCAGTTCGGCACACTCCCCTTTGGCTATGATCACAAGTTCGTCTATTCCCATTTCGGTTACAATTTAAAGGTAACGGACATGCAGGCGGCAGTCGGCTGCGCCCAGCTGGAAAAACTGGAACAGTTCACCCGACAGCGCCAGGCCAATCATCAGCGGCTGCATGAGGGACTCAAACACTTATTCCAAGTTTTTCATCTGCCCCAAATACCCGAAAACACAGATCCCAGCCCCTTTGGATTTCTGCTCACAGTAAAAAAAGATGCCGGATTTTTCCGCAACGAGATCACTGCCCATCTGGAGAAGCACAATATCCAGACCCGAAACCTCTTTGCCGGAAATATCACCCGGCATCCCTGTTTTGACCTTCTGGAGCAGGGAAAATCATTCCGCATTGCAGGAGAACTGACAAACACGGATACCATCATGCACCACGCCTTCTGGGTAGGGGTATATCCCGGCATGACCCCGGACATGATTGACTACATGGTTCAGGCCATCCATGAGTTCGTCCAGTCGCGGTAA
- a CDS encoding glycoside hydrolase family protein, whose amino-acid sequence MKWKKLGKIFCPDGKISWMRSHASVPIAEHIEGDFFRIYFSARDLMNRSYTGYVLIDINNPFFIEDVSTNPVLFPGELGEFDDSGAMATWLVKTDNKNFLYYIGWNLGVTVPFRNSIGLAYKNDAGRYIRYCPGPIMDRSMQEPHFCASCSVILHEDLWHMWYLSCTDWYIQESIPQHRYHIKYAYSFDGIHWVRKGHVSIDYSNDEESAISRPSVLNENGLWKMWFSYRGRSYRIGYAESHDGKNWTRKDHLAGIDVSKDGWDSEMIEYPFVFDHKGERFMLYNGNGYGKTGFGLAVLEND is encoded by the coding sequence ATGAAGTGGAAGAAGCTGGGAAAAATTTTTTGCCCAGATGGAAAGATTTCTTGGATGAGATCCCATGCATCTGTTCCTATAGCAGAACATATTGAAGGAGATTTTTTTCGAATTTATTTCAGTGCAAGAGATTTGATGAACAGGTCGTATACAGGGTATGTGTTAATTGATATCAACAACCCTTTTTTTATAGAAGATGTCTCGACCAATCCCGTTCTATTTCCAGGCGAATTAGGTGAATTTGATGATAGTGGGGCTATGGCAACTTGGCTTGTTAAAACGGATAATAAAAATTTTTTGTATTACATTGGTTGGAACTTAGGTGTCACTGTTCCTTTTAGAAATTCTATCGGCTTAGCTTATAAAAATGATGCAGGCAGATATATTCGATATTGTCCAGGTCCAATTATGGATAGATCAATGCAGGAACCTCATTTTTGTGCAAGCTGTAGTGTGATATTGCATGAGGATTTATGGCACATGTGGTATCTTTCATGTACAGATTGGTATATTCAAGAAAGTATACCGCAACATAGATATCATATTAAATATGCTTATTCATTCGATGGAATTCATTGGGTAAGAAAAGGACATGTGTCAATAGATTATTCCAATGATGAAGAATCCGCAATTTCCCGCCCCTCTGTGCTTAATGAAAATGGGTTATGGAAAATGTGGTTTTCTTACAGGGGCAGATCATATCGTATTGGATATGCAGAATCCCACGATGGGAAAAATTGGACTCGAAAAGACCATTTAGCAGGAATTGATGTGTCTAAAGATGGATGGGATTCGGAAATGATTGAATATCCATTTGTTTTTGATCACAAAGGTGAAAGATTCATGCTGTATAATGGAAATGGTTATGGAAAGACAGGCTTTGGTTTGGCAGTTTTGGAAAATGATTGA
- a CDS encoding NAD-dependent epimerase/dehydratase family protein: MKILITGNTGYIGPVLVRHLRKALPDAELIGFDSGFFTHCLTAVQYMPEFDLNAQYWGDIRNFPDELLKGVDAVVHLCAVSNDPMGNRFESVTRDINFEASRNLALSAKKQGVKAFVFASSCSMYGYAEGGPRKESDPLNPLTAYARSKVAVEKELEKLGSTDFAVTSLRFSTACGMSRRLRLDLVLNDFVACAVAAGEITVLSDGTPWRPLIDVKDMSRAIDWGISRKPDMGGAFLAVNVGCSEWNYQVKDLAEAVAKSVPGTKVSINTNAQPDKRSYQVDFSQFAELAPDYQPQVTLQQSIEELREGLEQMGFADKNFRESQFMRLKMLDTHIAENVLNEQLFWKNRHHFNSIISSSNMISKPGQNGPGFEKSQESSGFFHNVIAGKTEDVWNDI, from the coding sequence ATGAAAATACTGATTACCGGGAATACAGGTTATATCGGACCGGTTTTAGTCCGGCATTTGCGCAAGGCACTGCCAGATGCAGAGCTGATTGGTTTTGACAGTGGGTTTTTTACCCATTGCCTTACAGCGGTCCAATATATGCCTGAGTTTGATTTAAATGCGCAATATTGGGGAGATATTCGGAATTTTCCGGACGAACTGCTGAAAGGCGTGGATGCCGTGGTTCACCTGTGTGCCGTTTCCAATGATCCAATGGGAAATCGGTTTGAAAGCGTCACCCGGGATATCAATTTTGAAGCAAGCAGAAATCTGGCCCTTTCCGCCAAAAAACAGGGGGTCAAGGCATTTGTGTTTGCATCAAGCTGCAGCATGTATGGATATGCGGAAGGCGGGCCCCGGAAAGAATCAGATCCGTTGAATCCCTTGACCGCCTATGCCAGATCAAAAGTGGCAGTTGAAAAAGAACTGGAAAAGCTCGGCAGCACGGATTTTGCGGTTACATCTTTGCGGTTCTCTACTGCCTGCGGCATGTCCCGGCGGTTACGCCTGGATCTGGTTCTTAATGATTTTGTGGCCTGTGCGGTTGCGGCAGGCGAGATTACTGTGCTCAGCGATGGCACACCATGGCGGCCGCTGATTGATGTGAAAGATATGTCCCGTGCCATTGACTGGGGTATTAGTCGAAAGCCTGACATGGGAGGCGCATTTCTGGCCGTGAATGTCGGCTGCAGTGAATGGAATTACCAGGTAAAAGATCTGGCCGAGGCAGTCGCAAAATCAGTTCCCGGTACAAAAGTTTCCATAAACACGAATGCACAGCCGGACAAACGATCTTATCAAGTGGATTTTTCACAATTTGCAGAATTGGCCCCGGACTATCAACCACAAGTCACCCTTCAACAGAGCATCGAAGAGTTGAGAGAAGGTCTGGAGCAGATGGGCTTTGCAGACAAAAATTTTCGTGAATCTCAATTCATGCGGCTGAAGATGCTGGACACTCACATCGCAGAAAATGTTTTAAATGAGCAGTTATTTTGGAAAAACCGACATCACTTCAACTCTATTATTTCATCCTCAAACATGATATCAAAGCCCGGACAAAACGGACCCGGCTTCGAGAAGTCACAGGAGAGCAGTGGTTTTTTTCACAATGTAATTGCAGGAAAAACGGAGGATGTCTGGAATGACATATAA
- the rffA gene encoding dTDP-4-amino-4,6-dideoxygalactose transaminase, with protein sequence MTDNIPFNKPFIAGKELYYMAQAILGGRSAGDGPFTKKCQRFIQTYLGTPKALLTQSYASALDMAAMLCEAGPGDEVIMPSFAFVSVANAFHMQGATPVFVDIRPHTLNLDADQVARAVTDRTRVIVTPHYAGIGCDMEKILEIARHHGLLVVEDAANGFGARYGGTDGKCLGTMGDLGILSFHETNNVICGEGGALLINNERFYEKAEIIREKGTNRSKFFRGEVDKYTWVDIGSSFLPSDLVAAFLFAQLEMADTIIAARSRLFAQYIEGLQELADKGFIRLPHCHEDPAGNSHIMYVITRSRDERDQLVAYLKDRGIYAVIHFSPLHLSPMGAKYGRVFGDMTNTRDAGERLLRLPLYYDMTDEQVDGVVGKLSFFFEETDEKSSR encoded by the coding sequence ATGACAGATAATATCCCTTTTAACAAACCGTTCATCGCAGGCAAGGAACTCTACTACATGGCCCAGGCCATCCTGGGGGGCCGCAGTGCCGGGGACGGGCCGTTCACCAAAAAGTGCCAGCGGTTCATCCAAACCTATCTGGGCACCCCCAAGGCCCTGCTCACCCAGTCTTATGCATCGGCCCTGGATATGGCAGCCATGCTCTGTGAAGCCGGCCCAGGAGATGAGGTGATCATGCCCTCGTTTGCCTTTGTGTCCGTGGCCAACGCGTTTCACATGCAGGGAGCCACGCCCGTGTTCGTGGATATCCGGCCCCATACCCTGAACCTGGATGCCGATCAGGTGGCCCGGGCAGTGACTGACCGGACCAGGGTGATTGTCACCCCCCACTATGCCGGTATCGGCTGTGACATGGAGAAGATTCTGGAGATTGCCCGGCACCACGGCCTGCTGGTGGTGGAGGATGCGGCCAACGGGTTCGGTGCCCGGTATGGAGGTACTGACGGCAAATGCCTGGGCACCATGGGGGATCTGGGGATTCTGAGCTTTCATGAGACCAACAATGTCATCTGCGGGGAAGGCGGTGCCCTGCTGATCAACAATGAGCGGTTCTATGAAAAAGCGGAAATCATCCGGGAAAAAGGCACCAACCGAAGCAAATTCTTCCGGGGCGAGGTGGACAAATATACCTGGGTGGATATCGGATCATCGTTTCTGCCCTCGGATCTGGTGGCCGCGTTCCTGTTTGCCCAGCTGGAAATGGCCGACACCATAATTGCTGCCCGGTCTCGGCTGTTTGCACAATATATTGAAGGGTTGCAGGAATTGGCGGATAAAGGATTCATCCGGCTGCCCCACTGCCATGAAGACCCAGCCGGCAACAGCCATATCATGTATGTGATCACCCGGTCCAGGGATGAGCGGGATCAGCTTGTGGCATATTTAAAGGACCGGGGAATCTATGCAGTGATTCATTTCAGCCCGCTGCATTTGTCGCCCATGGGTGCAAAATATGGCCGGGTGTTTGGAGATATGACCAATACAAGGGATGCCGGTGAGAGGTTGCTGCGTTTGCCTTTGTATTATGATATGACAGATGAACAGGTTGATGGGGTGGTGGGAAAACTATCGTTTTTTTTTGAAGAGACTGATGAAAAATCCAGCAGATAA